From the Ostrinia nubilalis chromosome 8, ilOstNubi1.1, whole genome shotgun sequence genome, one window contains:
- the LOC135074283 gene encoding mucin-5AC-like: MFSRGKNRVKLCKAPDANPAKRTGQKLFSRMLLRGKNLVKLCEAPDANSSSQQSPGLPQTSTASTPITTHASDTPQFSAPSPRITHSSDSSITREASPIIGQTSSTSHEPINNLNSATKTVDIILPVDDKELLDAVNSITASVPYNDHHRDLTLNANSIEDANVLPSDILLEENARTPSMEQCEDMFGKNNLSPRIAQSPVESATTTTQPEIIQNNMPPENIQSTHVLQNIISSPQNPSSQQSSGLPQTSTASTLITTQASDTPQFSAPSPRITHSSDLSITREASPIIGQTSSTSHEPIDNLNSATKTMDIILPIDDKELLDAVNSITASVPYYDHHRDLTVNVNSIEDANVSPSDILLEANARIPYMEQCEDMFGKNNLSPRIGLSPFESATTITQPEIIQCNTSPENIQSTNVLQNIISSPQNPSSQQSSGLPQTSIASTLITTQASDTPQFSAPSPRITHSSDLSVTREASPIIGETSSTSHEPINNLPPACERHECSDPDYIPISSNDANDEQNQGRPKRGRKRKYPEQNRDIRKKKTNCNEDYISVKGKEVTRKIFSGDSFDCKCPKKCTDKVTAEERKKEFDRFWMCGNYGARCAILQGCVTETETKRSYTANSKRSFTRYYRVNGKTVCKKTFLNTFGISQTRIDFALKKFKNQEPVNDQRGQKSGGKNATSPEKLAEIKAFINSFPRYVSHYSRNSTTAKYLAPNLNIAKLYDLYKEKHPSGVSLSKFSKVFHEDFNLCFKKNQKDTCYRCDRYKALKSSQASTSTEASTAEQEHKEHLDRAYNLRNQMKQDLESAKTNPEIETLTFDLEKTHCLPKVPTSIVYYKRQLNLHNLGIHRRQKAILSYLKKSDFTPEQKNYFKNS, from the exons ATGTTCTCGAGAGGAAAAAATCGCGTTAAATTATGCAAAGCGCCTGATGCCAATCCTGCAAAAAGGACCGGACAAAAGCTATtcagtag AATGTTGTTAAGAGGAAAAAATCTCGTTAAATTATGCGAAGCACCTGATGCCAATTCAAGCAGCCAACAATCACCGGGTTTGCCTCAGACTAGCACAGCTTCAACTCCAATAACTACCCATGCCTCTGATACGCCCCAATTCAGTGCTCCATCTCCAAGAATTACACATTCATCTGATTCGTCAATCACAAGAGAAGCATCACCAATCATTGGACAAACATCATCTACTAGTCATGAGccaattaataacttaaattctGCAACCAAAACAGTGGACATAATTCTACCAGTAGATGACAAAGAGTTGTTGGATGCAGTTAATTCCATAACAGCCAGCGTACCGTATAACGATCATCACAGGGATCTTACTCTAAATGCAAATTCTATTGAAGATGCTAACGTATTACCATCCGATATTTTGCTTGAAGAAAACGCTAGAACTCCTTCCATGGAACAATGCGAAGATATGTTCGGAAAGAACAATCTATCGCCACGAATCGCACAATCACCCGTTGAATCTGCTACAACCACAACACAACCtgaaataattcaaaataacaTGCCTCCTGAGAATATTCAATCTACACACGTGCTCCAGAATATTATTTCATCGCCCCAAAATCCAAGCAGCCAACAATCATCGGGTTTGCCTCAGACTAGCACAGCTTCAACTCTAATAACTACCCAAGCCTCTGATACGCCCCAATTCAGTGCTCCATCTCCAAGAATTACACATTCATCTGATTTGTCAATCACAAGAGAAGCATCACCAATCATTGGACAAACATCATCTACTAGTCATGAGCCAATTGATAACCTTAATTCTGCAACCAAAACAATGGACATAATTCTACCAATAGATGACAAAGAGTTGTTAGATGCAGTTAATTCCATAACAGCCAGCGTACCGTATTACGATCATCACAGGGATCTTACTGTGAATGTAAATTCTATTGAAGATGCTAACGTATCACCATCCGATATTTTGCTTGAAGCAAACGCTAGAATTCCTTACATGGAACAATGCGAAGATATGTTCGGAAAGAACAATCTATCGCCACGAATCGGACTATCACCCTTTGAATCTGCTACAACCATAACACAACCTGAAATAATTCAATGTAACACGTCTCCTGAAAATATTCAATCTACAAACGTGCTCCAGAATATTATTTCATCGCCCCAAAATCCAAGCAGCCAACAATCATCGGGTTTGCCTCAGACTAGCATAGCTTCAACTCTAATAACTACCCAAGCCTCTGATACGCCCCAATTCAGTGCTCCATCTCCAAGAATTACACATTCTTCTGATTTGTCAGTCACAAGAGAAGCATCACCAATCATTGGAGAAACATCATCTACTAGTCATGAGCCAATTAATAACTTACCTCCAGCATGTGAACGACATGAGTGCAGCGATCCGGACTATATACCTATTTCAAGTAATGACGCTAATGATGAGCAAAACCAAGGTAGACCAAAACGAGGAAGAAAAAGGAAATACCCTGAACAAAACAGAGATATTCGTAAAAAAAAGACTAACTGTAACGAAGACTACATAAGCGTGAAGGGAAAAGAAGTgactagaaaaatattttctggtGATTCTTTTGATTGTAAGTGTCCAAAAAAATGCACAGATAAAGTGACAGCAGAAGAACGCAAGAaagaatttgacagattttggatGTGTGGAAACTATGGTGCTAGGTGTGCAATCTTACAAGGATGTGTTACAGAAACGGAAACTAAAAGAAGTTATACTGCTAATTCAAAACGAAGCTTTACAAGATATTATCGTGTCAATGGAAAAACTGTGTGTAAAAAGACCTTTCTTAATACTTTTGGAATAAGCCAAACAAGAATTGATTTTGCactgaaaaaatttaaaaaccaGGAACCTGTCAATGATCAAAGAGGCCAAAAATCAGGTGGAAAGAATGCTACATCTCCTGAGAAACTTGCTGAAATTAAAGCCTTTATCAACAGTTTTCCGAGATACGTTTCACACTACTCGAGAAATAGCACAACTGCAAAGTACTTGGCACCTAATCTCAACATTGCAAAACTGTATGATCTCTACAAAGAAAAACATCCAAGTGGTGTTAGTTTGTCTAAATTTAGCAAAGTTTTCCACGAAGATTTCAATCTTTGTTTTAAAAAGAATCAGAAAGATACTTGTTACCGATGCGATCGCTACAAAGCTTTGAAAAGCTCACAAGCTTCAACAAGTACAGAAGCTTCAACTGCAGAACAAGAGCACAAAGAACACTTGGACAGAGCTTACAACTTGAGGAATCAAATGAAACAGGATTTGGAATCAGCGAAAACAAACCCAGAAATTGAAACGCTCACTTTTGATTTAGAAAAGACACACTGCTTGCCGAAAGTTCCCACGAGTATTGTTTATTACAAACGTCAGTTGAATCTCCACAATCTTGGAATACATCGACGGCAGAAAGCGATTTTGTCGTATCTCAAAAAGTCCGATTTTACACCAGagcaaaaaaactatttcaaaaattcataa